In a single window of the Ktedonobacteraceae bacterium genome:
- a CDS encoding type Z 30S ribosomal protein S14, giving the protein MAKTSMIVKSQRKPKHKVQQHNRCQICGRPRAYMRKFGLCRICFRERALRGELPGVTKSSW; this is encoded by the coding sequence ATGGCAAAAACATCAATGATTGTGAAGTCGCAGCGCAAGCCCAAACACAAGGTGCAGCAGCATAATCGCTGTCAGATCTGCGGGCGACCGCGTGCCTATATGCGTAAGTTTGGCCTATGCCGCATTTGCTTCCGCGAGCGAGCGCTGCGCGGTGAGTTGCCCGGCGTGACGAAGTCGAGCTGGTGA
- the rplE gene encoding 50S ribosomal protein L5 has protein sequence MASRLKEKYQKEVAPALLKEFNYKNPMQVPAINKVVVNIGMGEAIQNAKAMDAAVSDLAAITGQRPVITRAKRSVAAFKLREGMQIGCMVTLRGDRMYQFLDKLMNVALPRLRDFQGVSPEAFDGRGNYTLGLREQLVFPEIDYDKVDKVRGMEVSIVTTARTDEEGRRLLRLMGMPFRK, from the coding sequence ATGGCATCAAGGCTCAAAGAAAAGTATCAAAAAGAGGTCGCGCCTGCCCTGCTCAAGGAGTTTAACTACAAGAATCCGATGCAGGTGCCTGCCATCAATAAGGTCGTCGTCAATATCGGTATGGGTGAGGCCATCCAGAATGCCAAGGCAATGGATGCAGCCGTCTCCGACCTGGCGGCAATCACGGGGCAGCGACCCGTAATCACGCGCGCGAAACGCTCGGTCGCGGCTTTCAAGCTGCGCGAAGGCATGCAGATTGGTTGCATGGTCACATTGCGCGGCGACCGCATGTATCAATTCCTGGATAAGTTGATGAACGTGGCTCTGCCGCGATTGCGTGACTTTCAAGGCGTATCGCCAGAGGCTTTTGATGGCCGCGGCAACTATACGCTTGGGTTGCGCGAACAACTGGTCTTTCCCGAAATTGACTACGATAAGGTCGATAAAGTACGGGGAATGGAAGTAAGTATTGTAACGACGGCTCGCACCGATGAAGAGGGGCGACGGCTGCTCAGGTTGATGGGCATGCCCTTTAGAAAATAA
- the rplX gene encoding 50S ribosomal protein L24 yields MATKQKEKKPLHLAKMNIKKGDTVLIITGKDKGKQGTVSRAMPQVDKVIVEGLNMVKKHVRPQGQTRQGGVIDKAMPIHVSNTMLVCTECGQPTRVAHDRRPMGADQKVRKVRVCKKCGKIIEDRTRSS; encoded by the coding sequence ATGGCAACAAAGCAGAAAGAGAAAAAGCCCCTGCACCTCGCCAAGATGAATATCAAGAAGGGCGATACCGTCTTGATCATCACCGGCAAGGATAAAGGCAAGCAAGGAACTGTATCGCGGGCAATGCCGCAGGTCGACAAGGTGATTGTCGAAGGCCTGAATATGGTCAAAAAGCATGTGCGCCCGCAGGGTCAGACCCGCCAGGGAGGCGTGATCGATAAGGCAATGCCGATTCACGTCTCGAACACCATGCTGGTCTGTACCGAGTGCGGCCAGCCCACACGCGTGGCACATGATCGCCGCCCCATGGGTGCCGATCAGAAGGTGCGTAAGGTGCGCGTATGCAAGAAATGTGGAAAGATCATCGAAGATCGCACGAGGAGTAGTTAA
- the rplN gene encoding 50S ribosomal protein L14: MIQPQTRLKVADNTGAKEIMCIRVLSGSAKKYAEIGDVIKASVKQAAPNGQVKKGEVVNAVVVRVAKEYVRSDGSHIRFDENAAVIIAAGNNPRGTRIFGPVARELRERNFMKIISLAPEVL, from the coding sequence ATGATCCAGCCACAAACACGACTGAAAGTCGCCGACAATACCGGCGCAAAAGAAATCATGTGCATCCGCGTCTTGAGTGGGTCGGCGAAAAAGTACGCGGAAATAGGCGATGTGATCAAAGCCTCTGTCAAGCAGGCCGCGCCTAATGGGCAGGTGAAAAAAGGCGAGGTTGTGAATGCCGTCGTGGTGCGCGTCGCTAAAGAATATGTGCGCTCCGATGGCTCGCATATCCGCTTTGACGAGAATGCCGCGGTGATTATCGCTGCCGGCAATAACCCACGTGGCACGCGTATCTTTGGCCCCGTGGCACGCGAGTTGCGCGAACGGAACTTCATGAAGATCATTTCACTCGCGCCAGAGGTGTTGTAA
- the rpmC gene encoding 50S ribosomal protein L29 translates to MSKANERRKQINEYTYGEANRELKEMRLKLFNLRLQQQRGEVKNNRIFAQTRKDIARLLHRLTELEAEE, encoded by the coding sequence GTGTCGAAAGCTAATGAACGTCGCAAACAGATAAACGAGTATACCTACGGTGAAGCTAACCGCGAACTGAAAGAAATGCGCCTGAAGCTGTTCAACCTCCGCCTGCAGCAGCAGCGCGGTGAAGTAAAGAATAATCGCATCTTCGCTCAGACGCGCAAAGATATCGCTCGCCTGTTGCACCGGTTGACAGAGTTGGAGGCTGAAGAATGA